The following is a genomic window from Geobacillus subterraneus.
GTATATTTATGAGTTGCTTCTTTCAGGGAAGTGGCGATTCCAATATAATCAACGACTACTCCGCCTTCTTTTCCCGGAAACACACGGTTTACACGGGCAATAGCTTGCATAAGATTGTGACCCCTCATTGGCTTATCGACATAAAGATAGGAAAGCGGTTTAGCGTCCATTCCTGTCAGCCACATATCGACGACAATGACAAATTTCAAAGGGTCTTCTGGATCACGAAGTTTGGCTTTCACTTCTTCTTGCTCTTTTTTCGATTTAATATGCGCATATTTGCTTCCCGGCTGAACCTCTCGCCACTCTTTAGGATCCTTTGATACATCTCCTGTCATAATCACTTCAACAGGAGGGCATTCTGGAATCTCTCTCAGATAATTATACAAATCCACCGCAATGCGCCGGCTCATGCAGACAATCATTGCTTTTTGAAACGGATTGGCGACTTGGTTAAAATGTGATACGATATCTTTGGCTAAACGACGGAGCCGTTTTGGAGTACCGACGACTTTTTCCAGAGCGACCCATTTTCTTTTATAGTTCTCTGACTCTTCATCGTCTCCCCCTGCTTCTTCGATAATTTCTCTGTATTTTTCATCAATGTCCTCAGTAGATAAATCAAGCGGAATTAGACGGCTCTCATAGTAGATTGGCAATGTCGCTTTGTCTTCGACCGCCTGAGCCATATCGTAGCGGTGGATAATATGTCCAAAAATTTCTTCTGTATTGTTATCAACAAAATCAACCGGGGTTCCCGTAAATCCAATATAGGAAGCGTTCGGCAAAGCATAACGCAACTGAGCGGCAAATCCGCCCGCAAAACCGGCTTGGGTGCGATGTGCTTCATCGGCAATCACAACAATGTTTCGTCTTTCCGATAAAATAGGGTGTCGGGTTTCTCCTTCTTTTTTACGGAATTTTTCAATAGTGGAGAAAATAATTTGTCCCGCTTCCCCTCTCAGTAATGTTCGCAACTGTTCGGTACTTTCCGCGTGATGCACATGGCCGATGTATGATTTCCCCTGCACAAACGTATCATGCAACTGTTCGTCTAGGTCATTACGATCCACTTGAATGACAATAGATGGATTTTCCATTTCCGGGTGGCGAGACAAAATTCCTGCGAAAAATAACATGCTTAGCGATTTACCCGAACCCGTTGTATGATACATTACCCCGATTTTCCGATCCCCATCCGGACGCGTTGCACGGATCGCTTCATTGACAGCGAAGTTTACGCCAAAAAATTGGTGATATTTCGCGCCAATTTTTGTAATTTTACTTCCTTCCTCCAAAAAGACAATAAAATTACGAATATAGTTTAATAGACGGTCTTTTGGAAATAATCCTTCAATCAGCGTGCGCATCGTATTGGCGCGGTTGTTATCGACATTTCGTCCATCAATCGATTTCCATGAGGCAAAGAAATCGTAATCGGCAAACGGCATTCCATGCTTCGTTTCCACGTTATCGGAAATGACAACAAAAGCGTTGTAGTTAAATAATTGCGAGATATCATACGTATAGTTTTGGATTTGGGTATATGCATCATAAACAGTCGCCTGCTCGTTGTTCGGGTTTTTTAACTCAAATACAATCATCGGCAAACCGTTAATATATATAACGATATCTGGACGGCGGGACATGCGTCCTTCAATCGGTAATTGATTGACCACTAAAAAGTCATTGTTCTCCGGATGTTCCCAATCGATCGGGAAAACATGAGGCGTGTACGTTTCATCGTTTACCTCATAAGAAAATTCAATTCCTTTCGTCAACATTTGGTGAAAATGCATATTTCGGTTAATCAGTTTTACCCCATCCGGCGCCGTCAAAATTTGAGCAAGCCTTTTGATTTCTTGTTCCGGTATGGCCGGATAAGCCTTCTTTAAGAAGGCTTCCAACCGACCGTAAAGAACTACCTCGTGAAGACTGTCCCGCTCTCCACGCTGAAACAATTCCTGCGCATGAAGATAGTCATAACCTAACCGTTTTAAACGTTCAATCGTCGTCTCTTCAAATTCCGTTTCACCTAGAGGTCTCGTCATGTTGCTTGCACCTCCTAGTCGAATCTATATCCAATTTAAAGTACTTCTTCTACTTGTTTTTCTGCTTTAGATACATCAATTTCACCTGATAAAAGGCGAGGGAGGAGATAGTCTCTAATGTCTTGTAACTCTTTGTTTTCTAAAGTGTTTGATAATATTTGTAAAAACATAGGTTTTACTTTCTTCTCAAATTTAATTGCAAAATCCTTATTAAACGGTAACTCTAATGATTTTAATGTATCTTTTGTTATAGTGTTAAATACAGAACCATGTGACTGACTAATCAAGGTATTTATTGAACTTTTTAAGGTTAAAAATACAAAACAGTCCAGTTCATCTTTTGCCTTTACTGCGTAGCACGATTGGTTCATAGTCATCTCTTTACCTATAATACTGATGTTTCCGATTGTACCTCTTGCCGATAAAACTGTTGAGAATGATGGTAATAATTTTGTGGAACTATTATTCAGCCCTGCTTCAGTTATTTTTTTCTCTGTTTCAATGATCACAGCTGAATTCAAATCCTTTACCGAAATCCAAGGAATATTACCATCCCAATATTCTGCAACTGTTGTTTTAGGTGTTCCTCCACCAATAATACTACCAAACTCCTCTATTGAAACTCTCTCTAAATCCCCATTCTCAACAAACCAATGTTTGTATAAGGTCATAGCCATTTCTTCTAATGTACTGTTAATACGTTTATTTAAAGTAATCTTATAGTTAATGGAGTGCAATATATCGCAGATTTTTCTCTGTACATTTATTGGTGGTAACAATATTGATAATTTTTTTAATGAATCAATAGTTATTGCTTTTTGCGTTGAACCTATTGTAATTTTATCTATTTCTCTTTTTCCTACATCAGATTGAAACCAATAATAAATATACTCACTTAAAACATCTGAACGAAAGTTTTTAAACCATGTTAAATTTCCGTCTTTAAAATAAAATTTATCTTCCTTTTTCACAAGATAGGGTACACCTAACGTACCCACAGATGTCAGTAATAAATCTCCTTCAATTGGTACACCATACTTTTCCTTTATCTCTTCATATCTTTCTGTAGATATATATAAAGTTTCATTTATCGGTTCATCATGATGTTTCTTAATAATTTCTTTTGATCTGTAGAAAGGAATACCCTCATTTACATATTCCTTCATAAATATCCTTTTACTTGAACTTATATCACAAAGATCTCCCATAGACTCTAATTTCCATTCTTTTTTTATCAAACCAATCCCTCCAAGTCTCTCTTAATCTTCTCTTGAAGGCGATTCGATTCTTCAAATTGTTCCAAGAGACGCTGTGTTAATTCAGCCATTTTTTCTTCAAATGGTATATCATCCTCATCTGATACTTCTGTTCCAACATAAATGCCCGGTGTTAATTTGTAGTCATTTGCCCGAACTTCTTCAATTGTTGCAACTTTACAGAACCCAACAACGTCTTCGTATCCTTCTGCCCCTTCGTATTTATAGGCACGATAAACGGCTGCGATTTTATCAATTTCCTCTTTAGACAACGCTTTTTGCTTACGACTAACGAGGGTTCCCATTTTACGAGCATCGATAAACAAAATTTCATTTTTTCTTGCCCGATAGCCGTTTTTGCCGTCACGGTTTTTGCTTAAAAAGAATAAGCAGCATGGAATGCCTGTTGTAAAGAACAGTTTTTCAGGCAATTGAACAATGCAGTCAATATATCCCTCGTCCACTAATTTTTGACGAACTTCCTTTTCCTCTTTGACATTCGTTGTCATCGCTCCGTTTGCCATGACAAATCCTGCGGTGCCTGCATCATTTAAATGGTATAGAAAGTGTTGCATCCACATATAGTTCGCATTGCTGTTTGTAACAGGCCCAATTAAGCGCGGGTCATTCTTTGATAAACGATCTGCTCCCCAATCTTTTTGGTTAAATGGCGGATTGGCAATAACGTAATCGGCCTTTAAATCAGGGAACTGATCGTTTAATAGCGAGTCTCCTAAGCGAATTTCTGCATTGATGCCATGCAACAAAATGTTCATTTTTCCAAGACGTACGGTCGTTACTACATTTTCTTGCCCGTAAAACGAAAGAGCGTGTTTGTTTGGAGCATATTCTTCACTTTGTATAAACATCCCACCGCTGCCGCACGCAGGATCAAACACAATCCCGCTTTTCGGCTCCAGCATAGCAACAAGCAACTTAACGATACTGGATGGCGTAAAGAATTCTCCGCCTCTGTTGCCTTCGGAAGCGGCAAAAGAACTAATAAAATACTCATATGTACGGCCCAATATATCTACACTGTCATCCGTATTGGCGCTAAATACATCACGAGAAAAAATTTCGATTAATCCTGCTACGTTTTCAGGTGGTAAGTTCGAACCTTGGTAAATTCGCGGCAATATCCCTTCCAGTTCTGGGTTTTCCTCTTCAAGACGCTTCATCGCGTTATCAAGAATCTCTTTGATATTTGGCTGCTTGGCGTTTTTCATAATATAAGACCAACTTGCTTCTTCAGGCACTACAAAGACGTTTTCCGCCTTATATTGGTCCGGATCGGTGATAATGACTTGCCGCATTTCATCATCTTCCGTATACCAATCGCTGCTTGGATCTTTTACGATTTGCTCTAATTCTTTTCGGCGCTTTTCATACTTGTTAGAAAGGTAGCGCAAAAAGATTAACGGAAGAACATAGTGTTTATAATCAGCAGGAGCCACACTCCCGCGCATTTTATTTGCCGCCTCAAACAAATCCTTTTGAAAATCGATGTCTGCTTTTACAGTCATACTCTGCCTCCTGTTTCTTTATCTTTTTCATACTAGGATTTGTTGAAAAACAAAAGTAAAGACTTGAAATCATTAGGATGCTCCAAAGTGTTCCAACTTTAATTATACAGCGTTCCCTATTCCTTAGAAACTCTATTATAACGACTCAACTTCTTACCAGTAGATGCAGAATAGTTTTTATAAATGTATTCTGATAAAGCTAATGCATCATCCTGTATTTTCTCCACATCCCATTTATCGTTGGATAAACGCTTCTTTGCGGTTAGAACAATATTTCTATATCCTTTCTTTATTTCCCAATCATACGCAAAACTGACTTGTTGATTAGCTTCCATAAGTATGTTCCGGATTGTTTCAGCATAATCCTGTCTGTGTAGCCAGATGTTTGGTTCTCTTTGCCCATGGCCGTCACAACTCATAGAAGTATATAACCCGACTTTATTTAATGCAAATACTAGACTAGCAATCCCGCTGTCCAAATCTAATATAGAGAGGTCATTGTCCGGATTATGATTCCATGCCGCTGGGACTTCTTGTGGTCTTGAAACAGAAAACCAGTTCCATCCTTGTCGATGAAAAAACTCTATTTGCTGGAATAGTGCATCCGAAACAAGGGTATTCGGCTTCAGCCGAATCCCTTGTTCGCCAATGCTAACGCCTATTTGTAATGCTGTTAATAAACTGACCATTTCGATGAAGTTAGATTTTGAATACCATAGATCCAAAACTAATTCCTCATCTACTACGTTCACCCAAAATCCTCGTCTTCTTAAACTATTTCTTAATTCAAGAAGAAGTTTCTTTTTCAACACTCATTCCCCCTGCTTTGTCATTGGTCGGATAAAAGCTCCGATGCCAAATTTTTGATAAGCATCAAAGTATTTTTTCTTTCTCTCTTCATAAGCTTTGCGAATTAATTCATCTGCCTCTTCCAATTGTCTAATCATCTCCTGTTGCTGCTCAATAGGAAGCAAAGGCAGCTCGATGGAGCGAATATCATTTGGAGTTAAAACTGTTGCAATAGATCCGCTTTGATGAGCTTCAAAAAAGTATTGGCCAATCGGACTTTCTAAGAAACGTTTGACGTAGACAGGATCGACTTCTTTTGTAGAATGAAGGCGAATGATAATAAACATATTCGATACTAAAATCGTTCCATCGTATTCCGGAACAATGGCAATTTTCTGTTGGGTTCCCCTGCTTGACACTAAAATGTCCCCCGGCTGTGCGGTAACACGCTGTACATCTCTTGTTTGAATCGGAAATTCATCAATGGTTTCAAATCGTATTTCTCCATTTTCGATATCTCGTATTTGAATAACAGGGAATAACTCCCCGTCTGCACTTTCGATTTGTCTGCGGGTTGGAAGATTCACGCCGCGGATGACCTCCGCAATGTCCCCGATCTGCACAAGTTTTTCCGCTTCGCTTTCGTATTTTTTCTTATTAAAGACGATCTTGCCGAATTCTGTGTCCAGTTCCACATGAATGAAGTATAAGGATGGGTTTAAGTCCCAATTATTTTCGGCAATT
Proteins encoded in this region:
- a CDS encoding type I restriction endonuclease subunit R; amino-acid sequence: MTRPLGETEFEETTIERLKRLGYDYLHAQELFQRGERDSLHEVVLYGRLEAFLKKAYPAIPEQEIKRLAQILTAPDGVKLINRNMHFHQMLTKGIEFSYEVNDETYTPHVFPIDWEHPENNDFLVVNQLPIEGRMSRRPDIVIYINGLPMIVFELKNPNNEQATVYDAYTQIQNYTYDISQLFNYNAFVVISDNVETKHGMPFADYDFFASWKSIDGRNVDNNRANTMRTLIEGLFPKDRLLNYIRNFIVFLEEGSKITKIGAKYHQFFGVNFAVNEAIRATRPDGDRKIGVMYHTTGSGKSLSMLFFAGILSRHPEMENPSIVIQVDRNDLDEQLHDTFVQGKSYIGHVHHAESTEQLRTLLRGEAGQIIFSTIEKFRKKEGETRHPILSERRNIVVIADEAHRTQAGFAGGFAAQLRYALPNASYIGFTGTPVDFVDNNTEEIFGHIIHRYDMAQAVEDKATLPIYYESRLIPLDLSTEDIDEKYREIIEEAGGDDEESENYKRKWVALEKVVGTPKRLRRLAKDIVSHFNQVANPFQKAMIVCMSRRIAVDLYNYLREIPECPPVEVIMTGDVSKDPKEWREVQPGSKYAHIKSKKEQEEVKAKLRDPEDPLKFVIVVDMWLTGMDAKPLSYLYVDKPMRGHNLMQAIARVNRVFPGKEGGVVVDYIGIATSLKEATHKYTQSGGTGSPTYDISEAVNIFMDYLKAVRGFIPSEIDVQNWRAKPKIEREDFIADLVNILLNRDPEEYIQAAAKLEKSYQLVKHQPEVLELADEVMLYFMMKAQLRKHLRPSTGGSKENKTLEERLSELIDNSLLAKETVDIFQIAGIERPDISILDDAFLADLTKKEHVDLRLKLLKKLLEDQIKVTFSQGSPQSKALSELLEKTLRDYHNRVIQAADVVRVMINMRKEMEEEIRKRHDLGLSEEEIEFYKAITAMEQEAFSNEFLASLIHKVVKALKKQLAVDWTSPHRRDVYAKVKLAVKQVLIKEKITGQQLQFLTNKFMEQAEQQYKDWPMNA
- a CDS encoding restriction endonuclease subunit S, yielding MIKKEWKLESMGDLCDISSSKRIFMKEYVNEGIPFYRSKEIIKKHHDEPINETLYISTERYEEIKEKYGVPIEGDLLLTSVGTLGVPYLVKKEDKFYFKDGNLTWFKNFRSDVLSEYIYYWFQSDVGKREIDKITIGSTQKAITIDSLKKLSILLPPINVQRKICDILHSINYKITLNKRINSTLEEMAMTLYKHWFVENGDLERVSIEEFGSIIGGGTPKTTVAEYWDGNIPWISVKDLNSAVIIETEKKITEAGLNNSSTKLLPSFSTVLSARGTIGNISIIGKEMTMNQSCYAVKAKDELDCFVFLTLKSSINTLISQSHGSVFNTITKDTLKSLELPFNKDFAIKFEKKVKPMFLQILSNTLENKELQDIRDYLLPRLLSGEIDVSKAEKQVEEVL
- a CDS encoding type I restriction-modification system subunit M, encoding MTVKADIDFQKDLFEAANKMRGSVAPADYKHYVLPLIFLRYLSNKYEKRRKELEQIVKDPSSDWYTEDDEMRQVIITDPDQYKAENVFVVPEEASWSYIMKNAKQPNIKEILDNAMKRLEEENPELEGILPRIYQGSNLPPENVAGLIEIFSRDVFSANTDDSVDILGRTYEYFISSFAASEGNRGGEFFTPSSIVKLLVAMLEPKSGIVFDPACGSGGMFIQSEEYAPNKHALSFYGQENVVTTVRLGKMNILLHGINAEIRLGDSLLNDQFPDLKADYVIANPPFNQKDWGADRLSKNDPRLIGPVTNSNANYMWMQHFLYHLNDAGTAGFVMANGAMTTNVKEEKEVRQKLVDEGYIDCIVQLPEKLFFTTGIPCCLFFLSKNRDGKNGYRARKNEILFIDARKMGTLVSRKQKALSKEEIDKIAAVYRAYKYEGAEGYEDVVGFCKVATIEEVRANDYKLTPGIYVGTEVSDEDDIPFEEKMAELTQRLLEQFEESNRLQEKIKRDLEGLV